From one Brachypodium distachyon strain Bd21 chromosome 4, Brachypodium_distachyon_v3.0, whole genome shotgun sequence genomic stretch:
- the LOC100844104 gene encoding GDSL esterase/lipase At2g42990 → MLISTLLVSVLAHAYAIIPANAFAAARDKVPAPAVFAFGDSTVDTGNNNFIQTVARGNYPPYGRDYAGGVATGRFSNGRLSADFVSDALGLSPSLPAYLDPAHTIHHLASGVSFASAGAGLDNITSQIMSAMTLSQQIDHFREYTEKLKRAKGEAAARHIISHALYVFSIGSSDFLQNYLVFPVRGYRFSLPEYQAYLVAAAEAAVRAVHKLGGRAVKLVGLPPLGCLPLERAVNLRRPGDCNEMHNMVAMSFNGRLVRLVAKLNWELAGARLVYVDQYTLLSAIIAKPWEYGFENSVRGCCGTGYVETGVLCSLDSALTCGNADNYVFFDAVHPSERTYKIIAGAIVNATTSHLFH, encoded by the exons ATGCTAATCTCCACCCTGTTAGTCTCCGTCCTCGCCCATGCCTACGCCATTATTCCGGCCAATGCTTTTGCTGCTGCTCGAGACAAGGTCCCCGCGCCGGCGGTATTTGCATTCGGCGATTCCACCGTGGACACCGGCAACAACAACTTCATCCAGACCGTGGCCCGGGGCAACTACCCGCCTTACGGGCGGGACTACGCCGGAGGGGTGGCCACCGGCCGGTTCTCCAACGGCCGCCTCTCCGCCGACTTTGTCTCCGATGCCCTGGGCCTTTCGCCATCCCTGCCGGCCTACCTAGACCCGGCCCACACCATCCACCATCTCGCCTCAGGCGTCAGCTTCGCCTCCGCTGGCGCAGGCCTGGATAATATAACCTCGCAAATCATG TCAGCAATGACCTTGAGCCAGCAGATAGACCACTTCAGGGAGTACACGGAGAAGCTGAAACGTGCCAAAGGCGAGGCGGCCGCGCGGCACATCATAAGCCACGCGCTCTACGTCTTCAGCATCGGCAGCAGCGACTTCCTGCAGAACTATCTCGTCTTCCCCGTCAGGGGCTACAGGTTCTCCTTGCCAGAGTACCAGGCGTatctcgtcgccgccgccgaggccgccgtGCGCGCCGTGCACAAGCTCGGCGGTCGCGCGGTGAAGCTCGTCGGGCTGCCGCCGCTGGGGTGCCTGCCGTTGGAGAGGGCAGTGAACCTCCGCAGGCCCGGGGACTGCAACGAGATGCACAACATGGTGGCCATGAGCTTCAATGGCAGGCTCGTCAGGCTTGTTGCCAAGCTCAACTGGGAGCTGGCAGGGGCGCGGCTCGTGTATGTCGACCAGTACACTCTGCTCTCAGCTATCATTGCCAAGCCATGGGAGTACG GCTTTGAGAATTCAGTGCGAGGATGTTGTGGCACTGGGTATGTGGAGACAGGGGTGCTATGCAGCTTGGACAGCGCGTTGACGTGCGGCAATGCCGATAACTACGTCTTCTTCGATGCCGTCCATCCATCAGAAAGGACGTACAAGATCATAGCCGGCGCGATCGTAAATGCAACAACGTCGCACTTATTTCACTGA